In the Gallaecimonas xiamenensis 3-C-1 genome, one interval contains:
- a CDS encoding nuclear transport factor 2 family protein → MRLLYLLFLLLSTAAMANQDPLLLARKYMQAYTAMDYGELEQLYHFDAVFEDPSAAVQGNSQKLAGRQAILGFLKKAQRGVGQIRFVENNHMVIGSWVILVGEYHYLVSGPQFGLGPQPVWIVVKGITELNVDTGNQQIRTHRDMLDYEALPEQLQ, encoded by the coding sequence ATGAGATTGCTGTACCTGCTGTTTCTGCTGCTAAGCACTGCGGCCATGGCCAACCAGGACCCGCTGCTGCTGGCCCGCAAATACATGCAGGCCTACACCGCCATGGATTACGGTGAACTGGAACAGCTCTATCATTTTGACGCCGTCTTCGAAGATCCCAGCGCCGCCGTCCAGGGCAACAGCCAAAAGCTGGCCGGGCGCCAGGCCATCCTCGGTTTCCTGAAAAAAGCCCAGCGGGGGGTCGGCCAGATCCGCTTTGTGGAGAACAACCACATGGTGATCGGCTCCTGGGTGATCCTGGTTGGGGAATACCACTACCTGGTGTCCGGCCCCCAGTTCGGCCTGGGTCCCCAGCCGGTGTGGATAGTGGTCAAGGGCATCACCGAGCTGAACGTCGATACCGGCAACCAACAAATACGCACCCACAGGGACATGCTGGACTACGAAGCCCTGCCGGAACAGCTGCAATAA
- a CDS encoding cobalamin biosynthesis protein, translating to MNWPELSLLLAWPAALWLPALPFWDSWRLLADRLAAKVNKGGPRQQRLAGALALLLLWGSLLALALVLSLSADLPLVIEGLAFYLALSDGRPATLKAMESLGKVQGRQLLGTLLKRDCSAYTPEGLAKAAVEGRWRYTKERLLLVLLLLPSAGLVALLLRAWWQLAERWHPARPGFWEFGRAALGPARLCRALGLVPALFWLVLPLKPSALFTREKPRQLAMLAWALGCQLGGPLRLQGRRLQRPRVGPATAPSSASLRRFRHLALSAELGTLLLIGLWLALS from the coding sequence GTGAACTGGCCTGAACTAAGCCTGCTCCTGGCCTGGCCGGCAGCCCTGTGGTTGCCGGCTTTGCCGTTTTGGGACAGCTGGCGGCTGCTGGCTGACCGCCTGGCGGCCAAGGTCAACAAGGGTGGCCCCCGCCAGCAACGGCTGGCCGGGGCACTGGCGCTGCTGTTGCTGTGGGGCAGCCTGCTGGCCCTGGCCCTGGTGCTGAGCCTGAGCGCCGACCTGCCCTTGGTGATTGAGGGCCTGGCCTTCTACCTGGCCCTGTCCGACGGCCGCCCGGCCACGCTCAAGGCCATGGAAAGCCTGGGCAAGGTCCAGGGGCGCCAGCTGCTGGGCACCCTCCTTAAGCGCGATTGCAGCGCCTATACCCCCGAGGGCCTGGCCAAGGCGGCCGTGGAAGGGCGCTGGCGCTATACCAAGGAAAGACTGCTGCTGGTGCTGTTGCTGCTGCCCAGCGCCGGCCTGGTAGCCCTGCTGCTGCGGGCCTGGTGGCAATTGGCCGAACGCTGGCACCCGGCCCGCCCCGGCTTCTGGGAGTTTGGCCGCGCCGCCCTTGGCCCGGCCCGCCTGTGCCGCGCCCTGGGGCTGGTCCCTGCCCTGTTCTGGCTGGTGCTGCCGTTAAAGCCCAGCGCCCTTTTCACCCGCGAAAAGCCCAGGCAACTGGCGATGCTGGCCTGGGCCCTTGGCTGCCAGCTGGGTGGCCCGCTCCGGCTACAGGGGCGGCGCCTGCAAAGGCCTAGGGTAGGCCCGGCCACAGCCCCCAGCAGCGCCAGCCTAAGGCGGTTTCGCCACTTGGCCCTTAGCGCCGAGTTGGGTACGCTGCTGCTTATCGGCCTTTGGTTGGCCCTGTCCTAG
- a CDS encoding rhodanese-like domain-containing protein translates to MRKLLLSLLMLPALAWAAQPISAEALLAKAQPPLVLDVRSPEEFMAGHVPGAINIPHTDIPKHLKSLAAARHQELVVYCRSGRRAQLAITALEADGFDQVKHLQGDWLGWQEAKLPVETGEEQP, encoded by the coding sequence ATGCGTAAGCTGTTGCTGTCTTTGTTGATGCTCCCGGCCCTGGCCTGGGCAGCCCAACCCATCAGTGCCGAGGCGCTGCTGGCCAAGGCCCAGCCGCCTTTGGTGCTGGATGTGCGCAGCCCCGAAGAGTTCATGGCAGGGCATGTACCCGGCGCCATCAATATTCCCCATACCGACATCCCCAAGCACCTTAAGAGCCTGGCCGCCGCCAGACACCAGGAGCTGGTGGTCTATTGCCGCAGTGGCCGGCGCGCCCAACTGGCCATCACCGCCTTGGAAGCGGACGGCTTTGACCAGGTCAAACACCTGCAAGGGGATTGGCTGGGTTGGCAGGAAGCCAAGCTGCCGGTGGAAACCGGCGAGGAACAGCCTTGA
- a CDS encoding DUF2721 domain-containing protein encodes MELTLTTPAVLFPAISLLLLAYSNRFLHLANLIRQMHGQDITPRIQRQLANLRRRVVLIRYMQEAGVLSFLFCVLTMLALYLGSPALAWWLFGASLLLLGGSLWLSVMEIRISVKALDIHLDEMG; translated from the coding sequence ATGGAATTGACCCTCACCACCCCGGCGGTGTTGTTCCCGGCCATCTCGTTGTTGCTGCTGGCCTACTCCAACCGCTTTTTGCACCTGGCCAACCTGATCCGCCAGATGCACGGCCAGGACATTACGCCGCGCATCCAGCGCCAGTTGGCCAACCTGCGTCGCCGGGTGGTGTTGATCCGCTACATGCAGGAAGCAGGGGTACTGAGCTTTTTGTTCTGCGTGCTGACCATGCTGGCCCTGTACCTGGGGTCGCCAGCCCTGGCCTGGTGGCTGTTCGGCGCATCCCTGCTGCTGCTGGGGGGCTCATTGTGGCTGTCGGTGATGGAGATCCGTATTTCCGTCAAGGCCTTGGACATCCACCTGGACGAGATGGGCTGA